The following coding sequences are from one Virgibacillus necropolis window:
- a CDS encoding HicA family toxin-antitoxin system, with product MNTLVDDFEVETVYEDRTYARYRFVLLVDGVEYKGDFHEGEIQWLHPHPKQTLNEGNLKWIEAEVHELIGEHVSNNGESEDDDDIEVTPLLNDQSHTAHQFRLTIEGDEYKGIFRDDKMEWFHPKPRRKLKDEDVEEIEEKIHEKMKEHLDE from the coding sequence GTGAATACACTGGTTGATGACTTTGAAGTAGAAACGGTTTATGAAGATCGCACGTATGCACGGTATCGATTTGTTCTATTAGTGGATGGTGTAGAATACAAAGGTGACTTTCATGAAGGTGAAATCCAATGGTTACATCCTCATCCAAAGCAAACTCTAAATGAGGGTAACTTAAAATGGATTGAAGCCGAGGTGCACGAACTAATAGGTGAGCATGTAAGTAATAATGGAGAGTCAGAGGATGACGATGATATTGAAGTAACACCATTGTTAAACGATCAATCGCATACGGCCCATCAATTTAGATTAACGATTGAGGGTGATGAATACAAAGGGATTTTTCGCGATGATAAAATGGAATGGTTTCATCCTAAACCAAGACGTAAACTGAAAGATGAAGATGTGGAAGAAATAGAAGAAAAAATACATGAAAAAATGAAAGAGCATTTGGACGAATAA